DNA from Acinetobacter sp. ANC 7912:
AATATTAAATAATATAATAAATAAGTTATTGAATTTAATTAATTTTTAAAGAAAAAATATAGATTTTATAAGAAAAATTAATATTTATATCAAAAAAACTTGATTATTTTTATTTTTACTGTATATTTAACTTAACTAGAAAAAAAGTCTTGTTTCGGTAAATCTTCCTTAAGTATCGCAGTTTTAGTCATAATCCTTCGTTTTTTAGATTTTAAGTTTCATTCTTTATTATTTTCAAAGTTATTAATCAGTCAATAAAATGACTAAAAAATTATTAAAAATTAGTAGGATATATTATGTCAAACTCAAATATTGTTAAAGGTACTGTTAAGTGGTTTAACGAAACTAAAGGTTTTGGTTTCATTCAACAAGAATCAGGTCCAGACGTTTTTGCTCATTTCAGCGAAATCGCGAGTTCAGGTTTCAAGACCTTATTTGAAGGCCAGCAAGTTGAATTCAGTGTAGCTCAAGGTCAAAAAGGACCGAATGCTGTAAATATTGTTGCTATCTAAGTAATAATAAGCAGTAATAAAAAGCACTCATAAGTGCTTTTTTTATGCTTTAAAATGTTTTCAAAATTGAAAAAATCTCTAAAAAATAGGATATAAGTTGTTAAAAGTAAATGATTTAATTGCAAAATCTAAAAATGGTACTGAAATTATTGTTTCATTAATTCCTCTACATAAAATGCAAAAT
Protein-coding regions in this window:
- a CDS encoding cold-shock protein, which encodes MSNSNIVKGTVKWFNETKGFGFIQQESGPDVFAHFSEIASSGFKTLFEGQQVEFSVAQGQKGPNAVNIVAI